The following proteins come from a genomic window of Geomonas sp. RF6:
- a CDS encoding rubrerythrin family protein, with protein MFIRTERNILKAYKGEARSKGAYLLFARQAESEGHYQVARLFRAAAFSEGVHAQWLLRSLRETSQMTNAAWEGQRCVLAVRNGDTVENLKNAIGGETIEFVSMFPEMIRDAAQEGWEFAHECFTCLNLVELVHVGLFSSALERIGRNPPAPYYVCESCGNVLEGKPGDLCTICEAPPVLFQLVD; from the coding sequence ATGTTCATAAGGACCGAGAGGAACATTCTGAAGGCGTACAAGGGGGAGGCACGTTCCAAAGGAGCGTATCTGCTCTTTGCCAGGCAAGCGGAGTCGGAGGGGCACTACCAGGTGGCGCGGCTTTTTCGTGCCGCCGCATTTTCCGAGGGGGTACATGCCCAGTGGCTGCTTCGGTCGCTGCGGGAGACGTCGCAGATGACCAATGCCGCATGGGAAGGGCAACGGTGCGTGCTTGCAGTGAGGAATGGCGACACGGTCGAAAATCTGAAAAACGCGATAGGTGGGGAGACAATCGAGTTCGTATCAATGTTCCCGGAGATGATCCGGGATGCGGCGCAGGAAGGGTGGGAATTCGCCCACGAGTGCTTCACCTGCTTGAACCTGGTGGAACTGGTGCACGTGGGGCTATTCTCCAGCGCCCTGGAGCGGATCGGGAGAAACCCTCCGGCCCCCTACTATGTGTGTGAATCGTGCGGCAATGTGCTTGAGGGGAAGCCGGGAGACTTGTGCACAATATGTGAGGCACCACCAGTCCTTTTTCAGCTGGTGGATTGA